tgcggaacggaacagctggcccctgatagaacagtcctatccttgtccgtaatgcagacaataataggaaatgttctatatatttttttttcggaacagacatacggaaacggaatgcacacagagtaagggcttgttcacacaaacgttttttgctttccgtatacgggccattttttaagttccgtatatggtccatatacggaaccattaatttctattagtccaccaaaaaaacggaatgtactccgtgagcattccgtttctgtatgtccgcatttccgttccgctacattttgagtcttgtcctattattatccacaaatcacggtccgtggctccattcaagtcaatgggtccgcaaaaaaaaggaacacatacggaaatgcatccgtatgtcttccgtatccgttccgtttttgcgcaaccatctattgaaaattttatgcctagcccaattttttctatgtaattactgtatatgccatacggaaaaatggaacagaaacggaaacacaacggaaacaaaaaacgcaacaacagatccgtgaaaaacagaccgcaaaacactgaaaaagccatacggtcgtgtgaacaagccctaacgtcagtttgaaatgaatggttccgtatacagtccacaaaaaaacggaacggacacggaaagaatacaccttcgtgtgcatgagcccttaggcctctttcacactaccgttttttttttccgttttgcgtgccgttcttttgcggtccgtatatggtatcattcgtttcaatgggtcttaaaaaaaaaaagctgaatgtactccgtatgtattcCGTATCTCCATTcagtgcaaagatagaacatgtcctatatttggccgcaaatcacattccgtggctctattaaagtcaataggtcaaaacagaatgcatacggaaaagcatccgtatgtcttccgtatctgttccgttttttgcggaaccatcttttgttctatgtaattactgtatagtgtatatgcCGAATGGAAAAACGGAgccgaaacacaacggaaacaaaaaaacggaacaacggatcagtgaaaaacggaccgcaaaacactgaaatagccatatggTTCTGGAGATATGCTCCCTAGATCTTCTGGTAAAGCAGGCATCAGCGGTACTGCAGGACAGGGGGCGCCATCACACCAATTGTACAATCCTCCTCCCCATGAAACAGGATATCTGGAGCATAGGGATGGCTAGATGAGGGGTCTGTGTGCCTTACTAATAGCTGTCCAGTGCACAAAGCGTTAACCCCCAGTCCCTCCCCAGTTCCTGTGGAGCAGCAGTTGTGGAGCTGGCAGCAGGGATTGCACGGAGGATCTATCTGAGTACCATGTACTCCTACGTGCTgctgctcctactcctcttccTGGCACCATCCCTGCAGAAGAACCGGGACTTCTACACCTTCAAGGTGGTGAATATCAGGGGCAAACTGGTGTCTCTGGAGAAGTACAGGGGGTCGGTGAGTGTCTGGAACTTCTGCAGCCTAGAACTTTCCCTTACTGAAGGTCTATGTACATAGAACCGTCCTGTAACAAGCTAGAACCCCTGTGCAATGTCTTCTGCATGGAACTTCATGTCACTAAAACCtagaacaggggtcagcaacctccggcacaccAGCCggggtaaaactacaactcccaacatgctccattcacatctatAAGAGTTCTGACAAAAGCCAAGCAAgttagcatgctgggagtcatagttttacaacagctgcagtgccagaggttgctgatccttgatctacaacaggggtaggcaacctccgacactccagctgacatgaaactacaactcccagcgtgcatacttactctgctcttctctgaactcccatagaaatgactagagcatgctgggaattgtagtttcacagcagctggagtgccgaaggttgctgatcccggaTCTACAACATCTAGAAAGTTTCTTCACCAAGCAGAGACCTATAGATAGCACTATATAGAACTTCCCTGCATCTAGAAACTTGTAATAGATCTGTAGGTAGAGAAGAGCTACAGTATGGGCTGCTTAGAACTTTCCTACATCCAGATCCTTGTAGTAGATCTGTTTGTATAGAACTGCTATCTACTGCTTAGAACTTTACTACATCCAAAACCTTCTAATAGATCTGTATGTATAGAACAGCTACAGTATGGGCTGCTTAGAACTTTACTACATCCAGAACCTTGTAGTAGATCTGTTTGTGTACAACAGCTATTGGCTGCTTAGAACTGCCCTACATCTAGAACCTTGTAATAGATCTGTATGTATAGAACCGCTATCTAGTGCTTAGAACTTTCCTACACCTAGAACTTTGTAATATAGCTGTATGTATAGAACAGTTATGTGCTGCTTAGAACTTTCCTGCATCCAGAACATGtccttgtttgtttttttgcagagccatagaaatgaatgggacctcgtCCAAtccgcaaaataaataaaatataaaaagcgGATCAGACACGGAtgcaaaatacggttgtgtgcatgagccctaacagtaccctccagggcatgctgggagttgtagttttgtcacAACTGGAAATCATTGTGGATCACTGGTACAGAACATCACTTAGAACTTTCCAGCACATGAGTACAATACTTTGACATaagcatcatgcacacgaccatatgtattttgccggttcgcaaattgcagatccgcaaaatatggatcctGCCCGCATTCCTTGCGGACTCATTTACTTCAGTACGTCCGTGGcctgcattttgcagccaagtataggacacagttcctatttttttgtggaacggacaaatggatgcggaaagcacacagtatGATCGGTgcgctttccgcatccgtatgtctgttccgcacaAAGATAGAATATGTTTGCAGAATGCGGCCCATGGACCCATTGAGGTCCATGAACCCACAAACAAATATATTATATGCAGGCGGCACACAGACtgtgatttgtggaccgcaaatcaGTTACGGTCATTTTATTTCTATTGTTTTGTGTGTTATATTGTCCTCACGCATCATGAGACGGTTTTTATACATACGTCCCATCGCGGAGGACGACTCCTGAGGCACAATGAGAAGCATTCGGTCTATTTTGAGACCCCTCTGTGCCTGTTTGTTCGACCTTAGCTGTAAGTACCGCAGTGTAAATGTAACGCCTCTGTGTCTTTTACCTTCTACTAACCAGCTGTGTGTGTATTCCGCCCTATAGGCACGCCGGGCTCATTAGTCAACTAACCCTGAAAACCTAAGGTATAATCTTCTCCTGGTGGGCGAGACGGAGGAAGCTTGTCTGCTCTTGTTTGGACACACAGGGGTTAAATTACAACTGGTATGAAGCGTCCTCCCTCCCCTTCTGTGCTCCTTACAAGGGGTGTGCAGACGTGGCATGTGCTGGAGTAGAAGGGTTACCGCCATGTACTGCAAAGTCTGCGTTGTGCAGATTTTATATAAAAGGCCCATTAGCTCCACAGAAATATTTCTATAGTACTTTCTGTTGAGACCCCCACCCATCCTGAAAACGAGGGGGTTCTGTGCCCCGTGACTctgcactgaagtgaatgggactaagGCCTTGTCCAAAGCAACCGTATGTTCGGTCCGCATTCGatacgcaaaaaatgtggatcggatgcatcACACATTAAAGGACAGGATATTCTTGTTAGCTTGAGAGGGAGCGTTCTAAGTACGTGTCTtatcagtattagggctcatgcacacaaacttaggcttattgcacacgaacgtgtgcgctccgtggccgtattgcggaccgcatttgcagatccgcaatacacaggcactgttccgtgggcattccgcatcacggatgcagaaccatttacttcaacgggtctgcaaatccggagatgcggaacggaaggcattaatgggggcattactcttactgtgGGGCACcaatgggggacattactattactggggggaactaatggggcattactattactggggcgcactaatgggggcattactcttactgtgGGGCAccaatgggggacattattaattctggagtgtgctaatgggggcattactattactgggggcactattgggggcattactattactggggctcactaatgggggcattattattactggggggcactaatgggggcattaatattactggaagCCATAGTATGACAGCGACTTAATACCCAGTGTTAAGACACGCCCCCATAACCACACGCCTCAGGAAGTCTCGCACCTACGCATTCTCTTCACtgattggcgcaggcgcagaacaCTACAGAAGCTTACTGGCCGATGGAGTCAGTACTGCTCCCATTGCACCAAGGGGCTAATTTTTCATACTATGAAAAAGCTCATTTCTCTACATTGCGGCCACATTTTGAGATGGGACAAGAGGACATCTTACGTGTGACCTGTTTATATGGAGAGATATGTGGTGATAAATTCCCTTTAATTCTGCCGTCCAGGCTGTTTAGGTCATGGAGGAGTGGATacaagcaagcagagatcttaaaaatgggAGCTTAAAACAGTaatggggagatttatgaaaaccaGTGTACAGGAAAACTGACTGACTTAGTttacccctagcaaccaatcagattccacctttcatttttcaaagctcttttggaaaatgaaaggtggaatctgattggttgccatgggcaactaggCCTGTttgcctttacaccagtttgctaaatctccccctatactGGAAAGTTGTATTATTCATTGATTGAACATAAAGCTGGAAAACTCATTTGACAACAGGAATGGGCTGATATTTGTTCAGGAATTTACACAGAAAATCAACAGCTAGACCCCAGTAATACCGAGCTTACTGTGCTGCCTGagaaggagctgtcacctcttatgactctatgttgtgccattcctttattattcctgctagaagttatgaatgaattattaacagatgggtgttactagttaggggtgtgtccctgcacagtctgacactatctgacACTATGCTGACAGTGttagactatgcagggacaccccccaactagtaacagccatctggaccttcattgcaaactgttaGCAAttactgtcagcagttttgtacctatgacactggctgacctgttacatgcgcgcttggcagctgaaggcatctgtgttggtcccatgttcatatgtgcccgctttGCTGAGAAAACGTATGTTTTAATATTttcaaatgagcttctaggaacaacgggggtgttgccattacacctctgctctttctgcaaatGACCAGGCAGTGTAAGCGTCATCatccggccctgtcaatcaaagtgcagagggagcggcagttgcagagagagcagagcctctaggtgtaacggcaacgcccccgttgctcctacaaTCTTATtagacatatattaaaacataattttccccaacaacgcgggcacatatgaacatgtgaccaacacagatgtcttcagctgccaagcgcacatgtaacaggtcagccagtgtcatagggacaaaactgctgacagatgccctttaaagggggcatgcaagtggttactaaaacagacaactCAGAAATGGTGACAGTTCTCCTATAAAGGGTATATGTGCATCTTTAAATATGTTTTAACATGTCTGTGAAATATGTCAGAATATGTTATTGGTGGTGCTCCCTTggtgcagacccccccccccccgcaccaacTGCCACGCTGCAGCGAGCCTGTGGCCTTTTGGCTTTAGTCTGATTGCGCTCCCACTGACCCCAGTGCGAAAATGGAAATGTCAGTGACGCTGAAAGGGTACAGCGTGCTCTGAATCATAGCATCCCCTTCGTCCTGATGATCGATAGGGGCCTAAGATCGCAGCCACCCTCCGATAACATCTTCTTACTTGTCCCAGTGGAACATGCGGTTTATTTCATCGCTCTCATTACCACAACACAGATTTATAGATCTTCGTTAATACCAGGCTGGCAGAGATCTCCTGAGTTAATAAAATACACACTCGCTGCACTATTCTACCTCTTaacgcctccccccccccccccccccttcattcatCTCCCTAGGTGTCATTGGTTGTGAATGTGGCTAGTCAATGTGGCTACACGGATGGCCACTACAAGGCGTTACAGAAGCTGCAGCGGGACCTGGGATCTCACCACTTCAACGTTTTGGGCTTCCCTTGTAACCAGTTTGGGCATCAGGAGCCAAACAGCGAACGCGAGATTGATTCTTTTGTCAAAATTACTTATAATGTTACCTTCCCCATGTTCAGCAAGATAGCGGTGACTGGTATGGGAGCCAATGCTGCCTACAAATATTTGACAGGTGAGATTTGAAAATGATGTGCGTCATGGCTGCTGATGGGTTAAACAATAAGCTAAGAGTGGCCGTAGATcttcttaaaggctatggacacttttTTTATGAAATATATTTCTTATTAAgaaaaatattcagcagtttttgtgatacatgggGTTAAGACTCAGTCTATGTGCAGACCTTTGCTTCTGAGTTCCGGCAAATAATCTTTGATCTCCTGACTCATTACAGCTAAACTGTTATCAAACTTATAGGAATatatcatcagtatcagatcgtgGGGGGGCCTACACCAGGCACCCCCCGCagatcaggtgtttgaagaggaggtgccaCTGGTCATTACGCTGCATGCCGTCTCAAAAGGAGATGATGCGTAGTGTAAAGACGAGCAAGCAGCGCTCCCATGGAGCACCCCCTCttcttcaaacagccgatcagcGGATCCGATCAAATATCAAAatatatggcaggacaacccctttaaatgaatgtaGATGAGGTCAGAAGATCAAAGATAAGGTTTCATATGAGATTTCAGCTGATGGAACTCAGAAGCGACATTGTGCAAATAGACTGTTTTATAACCCCATGTATAACctcattttaataaagaccaattgaaaaaatgatattttttgtccataatgagtaaaatgcaatcataaaaaattggccCGAAAGTGTCCAcagcctttaaaggctatgtacaccttcaggagcaatttgtttttattattgcattttacttattttgggctaattCTATTTTTTCAatcggtctttattaaaaatattgagctgttctgtcacaaaggttaactgtttttctaataaacctcatctctaaaTGACTAAAAGGTCATACACGCTTATttatagaggacctttcatagATTTTTATTAGTTCAATTAAATGCCTTTCTTTGCCGGGTACTGATGCTGCCCCCTTGCTGTTTTCCCgcccagtatgttaatactgagcatcggtacagagaggaggggacgccagggtttctcaatgcatcacagccagggagaaaaaaaaagctcaccttctccctggctgtgatgctcgctgctgtgattggatcgcggcacagccagggaggagatacccattgagaaaccctggcgtctcctcctccctgtaccgatgctcagtattaacatgctGGGCAGGAAAACAGCAGGGGGCACAACGGGGTATACGAtcgatatttgaaaaaaacaggcagggtggcagcattagccccgcaaggtcctctttaactgctgGGATCGAATGGGCAGGACGATAACCACATaaccataaaggggttgtccagccttttctaagtgatggcctattcACAGGATACGCCATCACAAGCTGGTTTGacgcccctgccgatcagctgttcgggtGTAGCTCTGTCTCCGGAAGTTGGATAGACCATCACTTAGTaaaggttggacaacccctttagcgtAACAGTACGCCAGCGTGTCCAAACTGTCTCATGCTCTTGACATGCAGTTATGTGCAACGTGCAAGAAGAGGTTAACCCTCATTACTTTGCACTATTTTAACCCCTGGAGGAAccagcaattttctgttttcgtGTTTTCGTTTTTCTTTTGTCCCTACCTTCCtagagcttttttatttttctgttcacatagtcgtatgagttttttttttttccgggacaagttgtagtttttaatggcactattttacATTTCACGTGATGTAGcggggagctggaaaaaataacaaattaggtgaaattggaaaaaaaaatacacaattccaccacaggtaaaactgacctgttgccttcattctctgagtcaatatgattacaacgataacacatttatatagcttttcttgtgtgtgttttaatactgaaaaaaatatatataaaaacattgtaaaaaatttatttttttctttttattaccaTATTCTAACCTttataactttttaatatttacgcccatggagctgtgtgagggctcatttttgcagggcaatctgtacctttcagtgataccattttgtgggactttttgatcactttttataaaaaaaaatttagggaGGTAAActgagaaaaaaattatgaattggCCATGTTAAAAACAATTCTGTTACACCATTCagcgtatgggataaatattttatattttagtagTGCTGGCGTTTTCGGATACGGCAATGCTTATgatgttttttttccgttttgtatTTGattatggcaaaagggggttgaTCTGAActttttcaaaaaatatttttaaaagctttttttattttttttattttacttttttaaagtCACCCTAGCTGATTATAACCAGCAATTGTTAGATTTATCGATCACAGAACACAGCATTCACTATattccaatacagtgctgccacctgcaggcctgtattggaatataccagGGTTAGGTATtggagcctcaagcaggcttatCATGGTAATGTAAcagcttccccgatctcagctggGAGAGGCTGTTGCGGGTGCGGCTCCCACATCTTgaccgctcagatgccgtggtcacatttgaccatggcatctgggaggttaaatgtctgtgatcggtaTTATGGCCCATCGCAGACATTAGCTTTGGGCCTCTGCTGTCTGCTGAGAGCAGGCGACATCTTTAAAGTGATGACTTCTGCTGTACATGTAGGGCGGAGGTCATCAAGGAGGTTAAGGAATTGAATGATCTAAATGTTGCATACTGTCCTTATTCTTCAGTTTTATTTACggctttgccttttttttttttttttttttttttttttttttttgctgttttctcAGAATCCCTTGGTAAAGAGCCGGACTGGAACTTCTGGAAATTTCTTGTTGGACCTGATGGAAAAGTGGTGAATGCGTGGGGTCCTACCGTGTCCGTGGAAGAGGTGAAACCTCATGTTACGGAGCTGGTGAGGAAATTGATCTTAAAGAAGAAAGAGGAACTCTGATGATCACCATCAGTGACCAGACTATGATATCTCAGCGAATGGGACAGGGTTATGGTCATTAATCCGACCATCTGATTAAAGAGGAGCTCTCACTaatcctgacatgtctgtgttagtaactgctcccccccccccccccccccccccctgtgtaatgacaattctagagcatctattcttatgactctcctTTATtaatcctactagaagtttataaatgaattgccaccagtctgcaataaaggcccagatgagtgttaccagttggggggggggggggggtccctgcacagtctgacattggctGCACTGACTGGACAATGTAAACTGTGCATGGACAGACtcccagctggtaacacccagatgtacATTCATttctaaacttctagtaggaataacataGGAACAGCACATCATAGAGTcagaagaatagatgcttcagaaatgttattacatggggaatgtaagtacttactaaaacaggcatgtcaggagaggtgacaggtcctctttaaagagtctTTCCACCAATGGAATGCATGGATTGGCTGGTATTGCTGCCATGAAAACCTACACATAAACGTTAATAATTCCTAAGAAGTCGTCATTCCTTACAATAAGATGTTCCGAAGCACAGGGCATGACTCAGGATTGCAAGATTTCCCAAGATTCTGTAATAAAGAAGCTATTAAGCAACAAGCTCCACACGTCAGCTTCTTCCTCATTGTAACGGATTTAGAAAATGTCGCTTTTCTGGATATTTCAACGAGTattgttttttttctacttttttaaagattttttttttaccacttctaAAGAAATGCCACTTCAACCAGAGCTTTTtccaataaaataaatgaaactgTATTCTTTGAATTCTTTTGGTAAACAGCAAATGTTAGTAGATTTACTAGATTTGTGCAGAATTTGTCATAGTAAATGGATTGTGTCTGTGTAAGAAATGAAAGGCATATGGACATGAGGTAGGGTCCCAAAAAattgtactggtgcccagaacaaggcctgatgcacacgaccgtattg
This Bufo gargarizans isolate SCDJY-AF-19 chromosome 7, ASM1485885v1, whole genome shotgun sequence DNA region includes the following protein-coding sequences:
- the GPX7 gene encoding glutathione peroxidase 7, encoding MYSYVLLLLLLFLAPSLQKNRDFYTFKVVNIRGKLVSLEKYRGSVSLVVNVASQCGYTDGHYKALQKLQRDLGSHHFNVLGFPCNQFGHQEPNSEREIDSFVKITYNVTFPMFSKIAVTGMGANAAYKYLTESLGKEPDWNFWKFLVGPDGKVVNAWGPTVSVEEVKPHVTELVRKLILKKKEEL